From the genome of Acidimicrobiales bacterium, one region includes:
- a CDS encoding enoyl-CoA hydratase: protein MTRVDTGTDHLLAEIDDGVGVVTFNRTERRNALSDEMLGAFARVLAEFEGDAAVRCVVVTGAGGAFCAGGDVKGMAERNAGSGARSSVDEVIAKQRLSQRATSGKLWSMPKPTIACIPGPAAGAGLSIALACDLRYASSGAVLTTAFARVGFAGDYGGTWFLPHLVGAAKAKELYFLSERLTAEEAEALGLVNAVFAADALTDEVMRRAHILATGPAVAYRYMKENLNRAIAGGDVMDCLDLEVTHHVHTGFTEDHREAARAFVEKREPRFQGR from the coding sequence ATGACGCGGGTCGATACAGGCACGGACCATCTGCTGGCAGAGATCGACGACGGCGTGGGCGTCGTGACGTTCAACCGGACCGAGCGCCGTAACGCCCTGTCCGACGAGATGCTCGGAGCGTTCGCGCGCGTGCTCGCCGAGTTCGAGGGCGACGCCGCGGTCCGCTGCGTGGTGGTGACCGGGGCAGGTGGCGCGTTCTGCGCCGGCGGGGACGTGAAGGGCATGGCCGAGCGGAATGCCGGCTCGGGAGCGCGGTCTTCGGTCGACGAGGTGATTGCGAAACAGAGACTCAGCCAGCGAGCCACCTCCGGGAAGCTGTGGTCCATGCCGAAGCCGACGATCGCCTGCATCCCGGGACCGGCGGCCGGCGCCGGCCTGTCCATCGCGCTCGCCTGCGACCTTCGCTACGCCTCCTCGGGCGCCGTACTGACGACAGCGTTCGCCCGGGTGGGGTTCGCCGGTGACTACGGCGGGACCTGGTTCCTACCGCACCTGGTCGGTGCGGCCAAGGCGAAGGAGCTCTACTTCCTCTCCGAACGGCTCACCGCCGAGGAGGCGGAAGCGCTCGGTCTGGTGAACGCGGTGTTCGCAGCCGATGCGCTGACGGACGAGGTCATGCGCCGGGCGCACATTCTCGCCACAGGTCCTGCGGTGGCTTACAGGTACATGAAGGAGAACCTGAACCGGGCGATTGCCGGCGGTGACGTCATGGACTGCCTCGACCTCGAAGTCACCCACCACGTGCACACGGGCTTCACGGAGGATCATCGCGAGGCGGCCCGGGCGTTCGTCGAGAAGAGAGAACCGCGCTTCCAGGGTCGCTGA
- a CDS encoding SDR family oxidoreductase, with amino-acid sequence MPERRIAVITGASAGVGRATAQAFANEGFDLALLARGSAGLEAAEKDVTAAGVRALAIPTDVSKYEEVEAAAERTESELGPIDVWVNDAMTTAFAPAWEIDPDDFKRAVEVTFLGQVWGTKAALARMRPRDRGSIVNVGSALAFIGIPLQSAYCSSKFACRGFFESTRAELLHEGSNVRMSMVHLPAVNTPQFEWCENAMDKHPQPVPPIYQPEIPAKFILEAAFDGRRSKIVGSWNKMLVAAGSVFPGLGNQYAALGAWSSQLTSEPASGDRPANLWEPVDSDRDAGAHGIFDDQAGGFLDPSFLKTLPHTAKLFGKAVARTVAEKRRRLAA; translated from the coding sequence ATGCCAGAACGCCGCATCGCCGTCATCACAGGCGCGTCGGCCGGGGTCGGACGAGCCACTGCCCAGGCATTCGCCAACGAAGGGTTCGACCTGGCACTTCTGGCGCGCGGCTCGGCTGGTCTCGAGGCTGCGGAGAAAGACGTGACCGCCGCGGGGGTCCGGGCGCTCGCGATACCGACCGACGTGAGCAAGTACGAAGAGGTGGAGGCCGCAGCCGAACGCACGGAATCGGAGCTCGGCCCCATCGACGTCTGGGTCAACGACGCCATGACCACCGCCTTCGCCCCCGCTTGGGAGATCGACCCCGACGATTTCAAGCGCGCGGTCGAGGTGACGTTCCTCGGGCAGGTCTGGGGCACTAAGGCCGCTCTGGCGCGCATGCGACCCCGCGACCGCGGGTCGATCGTGAACGTCGGGTCGGCTCTCGCGTTCATAGGCATCCCGCTGCAGTCCGCCTACTGCTCGTCGAAGTTCGCGTGCCGCGGTTTCTTCGAGTCCACCCGGGCCGAGCTCCTCCATGAGGGCAGCAACGTCCGCATGAGCATGGTCCACCTGCCCGCCGTCAACACGCCGCAGTTCGAGTGGTGCGAGAACGCCATGGACAAGCACCCCCAGCCCGTCCCGCCCATCTACCAGCCCGAGATACCTGCAAAGTTCATCCTCGAGGCCGCATTCGACGGCCGGCGCTCCAAGATCGTCGGCTCGTGGAACAAGATGCTCGTCGCCGCCGGCTCGGTGTTCCCCGGCCTCGGCAACCAGTACGCGGCCCTCGGCGCGTGGAGCTCACAGCTCACGTCCGAGCCGGCGTCGGGCGACCGTCCGGCCAACCTGTGGGAGCCCGTGGACTCCGACCGCGACGCCGGCGCGCACGGGATTTTCGACGATCAGGCCGGCGGGTTCCTCGACCCGAGCTTCCTCAAGACCCTCCCGCACACGGCCAAGCTGTTCGGAAAGGCCGTCGCGCGCACGGTCGCGGAGAAGAGGCGACGCCTCGCCGCCTGA
- a CDS encoding enolase C-terminal domain-like protein, which translates to MIERARGGTPVTEVTAAAYEIPTDRPEGDGTLTWDSTVMVVVKVSAGAEHGLAWTYCAKAAKIIVDEKLAGVVKGVDALDVPYATREMLKACRNLGQPGVAACAISAVDTALWDLKARLLGVPLSSLLGRAADDVPIYGSGGFTTYDDDTTRAQLEHWVGEWKLPRVKIKIGESWGRDEKRDLHRVGLARKVIGDDVELYVDANGGYTPKQAIRVAQVMSDAWAVTWFEEPVSSDDLAGLREVRDQCRIDVAAGEYGYSPWYFAPMITAGAVDCVQADVTRCGGITGWMAVAHLAAANNLQISGHCAPNLHAHVAIAAPNLRHLEYFHDHVRIEDMLFDGTLSPRRGALQPAPDAPGHGLTFKEADAEHYRIA; encoded by the coding sequence GTGATTGAACGCGCCCGTGGCGGGACGCCCGTTACCGAGGTGACTGCGGCGGCCTACGAGATACCGACCGACAGGCCCGAGGGTGACGGGACACTCACCTGGGACTCGACTGTCATGGTCGTCGTGAAGGTGTCGGCCGGCGCAGAGCATGGGCTCGCCTGGACCTACTGCGCCAAGGCCGCAAAGATCATCGTTGACGAGAAACTCGCCGGCGTCGTGAAGGGTGTCGACGCTCTCGACGTCCCGTACGCGACGCGGGAGATGCTCAAGGCGTGCCGCAACCTGGGCCAGCCCGGAGTGGCGGCGTGCGCGATCTCGGCAGTCGACACGGCCCTTTGGGACCTCAAGGCGCGCCTGCTCGGCGTGCCGCTGTCGAGCCTACTGGGCAGGGCCGCCGACGACGTGCCCATCTACGGCAGCGGCGGGTTCACGACCTACGACGACGACACGACGCGGGCGCAGTTGGAGCACTGGGTGGGGGAGTGGAAGCTTCCCCGCGTCAAGATCAAGATCGGCGAGTCCTGGGGCCGCGACGAGAAGAGGGACCTGCATCGGGTCGGGCTCGCTCGCAAGGTGATCGGTGACGACGTCGAGCTCTACGTCGACGCCAACGGCGGGTACACCCCCAAGCAGGCCATCCGGGTGGCGCAGGTGATGAGCGACGCCTGGGCGGTCACCTGGTTCGAGGAGCCTGTCTCGTCCGACGATCTCGCGGGACTGCGCGAGGTTCGCGACCAGTGCCGCATCGACGTCGCGGCCGGCGAGTACGGCTATTCGCCGTGGTACTTCGCGCCGATGATCACGGCTGGCGCGGTCGACTGCGTGCAGGCGGACGTCACCCGCTGCGGCGGGATCACCGGGTGGATGGCCGTGGCGCATCTCGCTGCGGCCAACAACCTGCAGATATCAGGTCACTGTGCGCCCAACCTGCACGCGCACGTCGCGATAGCGGCGCCGAACCTTCGGCACCTCGAGTACTTCCACGACCACGTGCGCATCGAGGACATGCTCTTCGACGGCACGCTCTCGCCCCGGCGCGGCGCGTTGCAGCCCGCCCCGGACGCGCCCGGCCACGGCCTCACCTTCAAAGAGGCCGACGCCGAGCATTACCGCATCGCCTAA
- a CDS encoding VOC family protein — MTSLPRLRQVALAAHDLHITAEALQEAFGWPDPFHDPGVAEFGLENSVFAARDTFVEVVSPVRADTAAGRYLERRGGDSGYMAIFQVDNLEAARARVADAGMKVVWKVDFDDIAGTHLHPKDTPGAIVSLDWAEPPETWRWAGPDWTGRSSPNGCSALRGLVIEVKDPAVAAQRWATALGLGVDEGRNGEARVELVSAGQTLRFAPAANGHAEGITEVWLGAASASQHVHEIAGVRFVVGGGE, encoded by the coding sequence GTGACATCACTCCCCCGCTTGCGTCAGGTAGCACTGGCAGCCCACGACCTTCACATCACGGCCGAGGCCCTGCAGGAGGCGTTCGGCTGGCCAGACCCGTTCCACGATCCCGGGGTCGCGGAGTTCGGACTCGAGAATTCGGTGTTCGCCGCGAGAGACACCTTCGTCGAGGTTGTGTCGCCCGTTCGTGCCGACACGGCCGCCGGGCGCTACCTGGAGCGCCGCGGGGGTGACAGCGGGTACATGGCGATATTCCAGGTGGACAACCTCGAGGCGGCTCGCGCCCGCGTGGCCGACGCCGGCATGAAGGTGGTCTGGAAGGTCGACTTCGACGACATCGCCGGCACGCACCTGCACCCGAAGGACACGCCGGGGGCGATCGTCTCGCTCGATTGGGCCGAGCCACCGGAGACGTGGCGGTGGGCCGGGCCGGACTGGACGGGGCGGAGTTCCCCCAACGGGTGCAGCGCGCTCAGAGGTCTGGTCATCGAGGTCAAAGACCCGGCCGTCGCGGCGCAACGATGGGCTACGGCTCTGGGACTGGGTGTGGACGAGGGCCGGAACGGCGAGGCGCGGGTGGAGCTTGTATCGGCCGGGCAGACGCTGCGTTTCGCACCCGCAGCGAACGGGCACGCAGAGGGCATCACCGAAGTCTGGCTTGGCGCGGCGAGCGCTTCGCAGCACGTCCATGAGATCGCGGGAGTCCGGTTCGTGGTAGGAGGCGGGGAATGA
- a CDS encoding bifunctional YncE family protein/alkaline phosphatase family protein has translation MALLAAGGAAMPAVALGTGGALPSPSEPLPGSGRMPNGWKLDPAGTQVLTNRATTGVWMSPTGSDIYATTSGIFEEAVVHVDGTTLLPTPTLVSDTFQGVAGDAAGNIWVSGGSADRVWQFKAVGPALVDARLAGPAPDAPNKGIPVTGYPGNMLLEGSKLFVAGNVSVPSKVAAAESGGTPCPTSSKICSVVNVVDVSNPDASSPAVKAIPVGRDAYGMAYRPGASASDPSTLYVTNWADQTDPARSGGVGTGTVSVVRVNPDGSGNEVQVVPVGLEPTGIALSPDGSTAVVTDAGSDTISVLKVDPDTGDLAVTETLPVLGNGVPLGASPVSAAFSSDGSLLFAALSGMNAVEVFSAANGHVSAMHQKLRDTTFDGRPVPDLTVGGTFIPTGWYPDAMAYGKAPGGGPRLVVANLRGEGAGPGYYGQTEPLVGSSTEGSLSVIDLPGSSASGEWNAWTKRFVEDDQLAPLWAHDVADPASNPCLPAPLPDGSSITSGVICGVAKGSVDPKSIHVVIIEAENKTFDSYFGDTGAVLRNADADPQWTEYGDAVTTNQHNLAETYNVDDNFWNEGAEASTLGHSWLSGAYTTLDRELTWGPDYSQNLRGQRSNGQYAAGSPGSLSGPTDPDVNAQESVMLNPRQLLIDQAYGAGMTVRLFGTDTRPGSPAVAAGNQVPQDLWGESGSDVSTDLAWPDVDRAAMFLHGSTVSHAWDVLEGQTPPKWYGQTIQFKPADKQKFTLDGWDSAYASCTAGGRSDDQCQQSMPNLVYMQLPENHTYDVSNVFNPQDPTPQSMVADNDYAIGEIVQGLSKSPFWSHTLVMITEDDNQFTGDHADIHRTFLLTAGGIARPLGSEGLAATQVGSFASVDKTTEALLGLPPMTLFDARAVPLQQIVSDQVGTNKAAYTAVYPPTPFLSGRVPGQ, from the coding sequence GTGGCACTACTCGCCGCCGGTGGAGCAGCGATGCCGGCGGTGGCGCTCGGGACGGGAGGGGCGCTGCCCTCGCCGAGCGAGCCTCTGCCCGGGTCGGGCAGGATGCCCAACGGCTGGAAGCTCGACCCGGCAGGGACCCAGGTGCTCACCAACCGCGCAACGACGGGAGTGTGGATGTCCCCCACGGGCAGCGACATCTACGCCACGACTTCGGGGATCTTCGAGGAGGCCGTCGTCCACGTCGACGGCACGACACTGCTCCCGACGCCGACACTCGTATCGGACACGTTCCAAGGCGTCGCCGGGGACGCAGCCGGCAATATCTGGGTGTCGGGCGGCTCCGCCGATCGTGTGTGGCAGTTCAAGGCGGTAGGTCCCGCTCTCGTGGATGCCCGGCTGGCGGGCCCCGCACCGGACGCACCCAACAAGGGGATCCCGGTCACCGGCTACCCGGGCAACATGCTGCTCGAGGGCTCGAAGCTCTTCGTCGCGGGCAACGTCAGCGTCCCCTCCAAGGTGGCGGCCGCCGAGTCAGGTGGGACGCCCTGCCCGACGTCGTCGAAGATCTGCTCGGTCGTCAATGTCGTCGACGTCTCCAATCCCGACGCTTCCTCCCCGGCTGTCAAAGCCATCCCCGTCGGCCGGGACGCCTACGGCATGGCCTACCGGCCCGGCGCATCCGCTTCGGACCCGTCGACCCTTTACGTGACCAACTGGGCGGACCAAACCGACCCCGCCCGCAGCGGCGGAGTGGGGACAGGAACGGTTTCGGTGGTCCGAGTCAACCCTGACGGATCCGGCAACGAGGTCCAGGTGGTGCCTGTCGGCCTGGAGCCGACCGGAATCGCCCTCTCCCCAGACGGCAGCACCGCGGTGGTCACCGACGCGGGTTCCGACACGATCAGCGTGTTGAAGGTAGATCCCGACACGGGTGACCTCGCGGTGACTGAGACGCTCCCTGTTCTGGGCAACGGAGTGCCGCTGGGAGCGTCACCCGTGTCGGCCGCGTTCTCGTCGGACGGGTCTCTGCTGTTCGCCGCCCTGTCGGGAATGAACGCGGTCGAGGTCTTCTCTGCGGCGAACGGTCACGTCTCCGCCATGCACCAGAAGCTGCGGGACACGACGTTCGACGGGCGGCCGGTCCCGGATCTCACCGTCGGTGGAACGTTCATCCCGACGGGTTGGTATCCCGACGCCATGGCCTACGGCAAGGCACCGGGAGGCGGCCCGCGTCTAGTGGTGGCGAACTTGCGCGGTGAGGGAGCAGGGCCCGGGTACTACGGCCAGACCGAGCCGCTGGTCGGCTCCTCGACCGAAGGCAGCCTGTCGGTCATAGACCTGCCCGGATCGTCAGCGTCCGGCGAGTGGAACGCCTGGACGAAGCGCTTCGTCGAGGACGATCAGCTCGCGCCACTGTGGGCCCACGACGTCGCCGACCCGGCGTCCAACCCATGTCTGCCGGCACCATTGCCCGACGGCTCCAGCATCACGAGCGGGGTGATCTGCGGGGTCGCGAAAGGCAGTGTCGACCCGAAGTCGATCCACGTGGTGATCATCGAGGCGGAGAACAAGACCTTCGACTCGTACTTCGGGGACACGGGAGCGGTTCTCCGCAATGCCGACGCCGACCCGCAGTGGACGGAGTACGGCGACGCCGTCACGACCAACCAGCACAATCTCGCCGAGACCTACAACGTCGACGACAACTTCTGGAACGAAGGAGCCGAGGCGTCGACGCTCGGCCACAGCTGGCTGTCCGGCGCGTACACCACTCTCGACCGTGAACTGACGTGGGGTCCCGACTATTCGCAGAACCTGCGCGGGCAGCGATCCAACGGGCAGTACGCGGCGGGTTCGCCCGGAAGCCTCTCAGGGCCCACCGATCCGGATGTGAACGCCCAGGAGTCGGTCATGCTGAACCCGAGGCAACTGTTGATCGACCAGGCTTACGGAGCCGGCATGACCGTACGGTTGTTCGGGACCGACACCCGGCCAGGGTCGCCGGCTGTCGCCGCGGGCAACCAGGTGCCCCAGGACCTGTGGGGAGAGTCGGGCTCCGACGTCAGCACCGATCTGGCGTGGCCGGACGTCGATCGCGCCGCCATGTTCCTGCACGGTTCGACCGTCTCGCACGCATGGGATGTTCTCGAGGGGCAGACACCTCCGAAGTGGTACGGCCAGACGATCCAGTTCAAGCCGGCGGACAAGCAGAAGTTCACCCTCGACGGGTGGGACTCGGCGTACGCGTCGTGCACGGCCGGCGGCAGGTCCGACGACCAGTGCCAGCAGAGCATGCCCAACCTCGTGTACATGCAGCTGCCCGAGAACCACACCTACGACGTGTCCAACGTATTCAACCCCCAGGACCCGACGCCCCAATCGATGGTCGCCGACAACGACTACGCGATCGGCGAGATAGTCCAAGGCCTGTCGAAGAGCCCCTTCTGGTCGCACACTCTCGTGATGATCACCGAGGACGACAACCAGTTCACGGGCGATCACGCGGACATCCACCGCACCTTCCTGCTCACCGCCGGCGGCATCGCCCGGCCGCTCGGGAGCGAGGGGCTGGCAGCCACCCAGGTGGGTTCGTTTGCGTCGGTGGACAAGACCACCGAGGCGCTTCTCGGCCTGCCACCCATGACCCTTTTCGACGCTAGGGCGGTACCCCTCCAACAGATCGTCTCCGATCAGGTTGGGACCAACAAGGCCGCCTACACGGCGGTGTACCCACCCACTCCCTTCCTCTCCGGTCGGGTTCCCGGCCAGTAG